One uncultured Alphaproteobacteria bacterium genomic region harbors:
- a CDS encoding putative Co/Zn/Cd efflux system membrane fusion protein (Evidence 3 : Function proposed based on presence of conserved amino acid motif, structural feature or limited homology), with protein MRVRGSWVAAAAIVAACVVWIGSGLIGGDRRPPAAPAKAERAVRVGVIESRARPVTARLDLTGTTRANRAVELRAETRGRVAEVMAEKGTAIARGAPVARLAADDRAARLARAEALFAQRDIEFQAASRLADKDYASRVRVATTRAEREAAAAELAAARLDIARTGIAAPFAGVIDARPVEIGTLVAVDDAVATLVELDPIKIEVEVSESAIGGVRVGTAAEVRLPGIGSGAGVVTYVGRVAAPATRTFPVEIEVPNPDRRIAAGMTAEVALPLGETLAHPVSPAVLTLSAAGELGVKAVTPGGLVEFHKAVPVREDAEGLWLGGLPETLRLITVGQDFVSAGQPVEAAPDTLLAPSPEPASR; from the coding sequence ATGCGGGTGCGAGGATCCTGGGTAGCCGCGGCGGCGATCGTCGCCGCGTGCGTGGTCTGGATCGGGTCGGGGCTGATCGGCGGCGACCGCCGCCCGCCCGCCGCCCCGGCGAAGGCGGAGCGCGCGGTGCGGGTCGGCGTGATCGAATCGCGGGCGCGGCCGGTGACGGCGCGCCTCGACCTCACCGGCACCACCCGCGCCAACCGCGCCGTGGAGCTGCGCGCCGAAACCCGCGGCCGCGTCGCCGAGGTGATGGCCGAGAAGGGCACGGCGATCGCCCGGGGCGCGCCGGTCGCCCGCCTCGCCGCCGACGACCGCGCCGCCCGCCTCGCCCGCGCCGAGGCGCTGTTCGCCCAGCGCGACATCGAGTTCCAGGCCGCCAGCCGCCTCGCCGACAAGGACTACGCCAGCCGCGTGCGCGTCGCCACCACCCGCGCCGAACGCGAAGCCGCCGCCGCCGAGCTGGCGGCGGCGCGGCTCGACATCGCCCGCACCGGAATCGCCGCGCCGTTCGCCGGGGTGATCGACGCGCGGCCGGTGGAAATCGGCACCCTGGTGGCGGTCGACGACGCGGTGGCGACCCTGGTGGAACTGGACCCGATCAAGATCGAGGTCGAAGTCTCGGAAAGCGCGATCGGCGGCGTGCGCGTCGGCACCGCCGCCGAGGTGCGCCTGCCGGGGATCGGCAGCGGCGCGGGCGTCGTCACCTACGTCGGCCGCGTCGCCGCGCCGGCGACCCGCACCTTCCCCGTCGAGATCGAGGTGCCCAACCCGGACCGCCGCATCGCCGCCGGAATGACCGCCGAGGTGGCGCTGCCGCTCGGCGAGACCCTCGCGCATCCGGTTTCTCCCGCGGTGCTGACGCTGTCGGCGGCCGGCGAACTCGGAGTCAAGGCCGTGACCCCCGGGGGCCTGGTGGAATTCCACAAGGCGGTTCCGGTGCGCGAGGATGCCGAGGGCCTGTGGCTCGGCGGCCTGCCGGAAACGCTGCGGCTGATCACCGTCGGCCAGGATTTCGTCTCCGCCGGGCAGCCGGTCGAGGCCGCCCCCGACACCCTGCTCGCACCCAGCCCGGAACCCGCTTCTCGTTGA
- a CDS encoding CDP-diacylglycerol--serine O-phosphatidyltransferase yields the protein MQIVPERRRRIRSLPFNVIIPNMVTLFALSAGVTAIRFGIEARWEHSVIALLIAAILDGLDGRIARLLRGTSKFGAELDSLSDIICFGVAPALILHQFAMHGSAGVGWAICLVYAVCCALRLARFNTMIGDPDQPAWAYNYFTGVPAPAAALLVLIPLMLSIEFGPEVFANAGLVGAFLIGVAALMVSRIPTFSFKKGRVPVNRVLPLLLLIGLLAAFLVTQPWVTLSVLGLIYLGTIPLSYTMYKRRAAIEAEGRAAEPDDDFDAGL from the coding sequence ATGCAGATCGTGCCCGAGCGTCGCCGCCGCATCCGCAGCCTGCCGTTCAACGTCATCATTCCGAACATGGTCACCCTGTTCGCGCTGTCGGCCGGGGTGACGGCGATCCGCTTCGGCATCGAGGCGCGGTGGGAGCATTCGGTGATCGCGCTCCTGATCGCGGCGATCCTCGACGGTCTCGACGGCCGCATCGCGCGGCTGCTGCGCGGCACCTCGAAATTCGGCGCGGAACTCGACTCGCTGTCCGACATCATCTGCTTCGGCGTCGCTCCGGCGCTGATCCTGCACCAGTTCGCGATGCACGGCTCGGCGGGCGTGGGCTGGGCGATCTGCCTCGTCTACGCGGTCTGCTGTGCGCTCCGCCTCGCGCGCTTCAATACCATGATCGGCGATCCGGATCAGCCCGCCTGGGCCTACAACTACTTCACCGGCGTGCCCGCACCCGCGGCGGCGCTGCTGGTGCTGATCCCGCTGATGCTGTCCATCGAGTTCGGCCCGGAGGTGTTCGCCAACGCCGGTCTGGTGGGGGCGTTCCTGATCGGCGTCGCGGCGCTGATGGTCAGCCGCATTCCCACCTTCTCGTTCAAGAAGGGGCGGGTGCCGGTCAACCGGGTGCTGCCGCTGCTGTTGCTGATTGGCCTGCTGGCGGCGTTCCTCGTCACCCAGCCGTGGGTGACGCTGTCGGTGCTCGGGCTGATCTACCTCGGTACGATTCCGCTGAGCTACACCATGTACAAGCGCCGCGCCGCGATCGAGGCCGAGGGGCGGGCGGCCGAGCCCGACGACGACTTCGACGCCGGCTTGTGA
- the icd gene encoding Isocitrate dehydrogenase (NADP), whose protein sequence is MQKIKVANPIVELDGDEMTRILWSFIKEKLILPYLDVELLYYDLGIENRDATNDQVTIDAAEAIKTHRVGVKCATITPDEDRVKEFGLKKMWKSPNGTVRNILDGTVFREPIICKNVPRLVPSWTQPVVIGRHAFGDQYRATDFVVPGPGKLTVTFTPADGGKPETREVYDFPGAGVAMGMYNVDESIRGFARACMNYALGRGWPLYLSTKNTILKAYDGRFKDLFQEIFDTEFKDAFAKAGLTYEHRLIDDMVACCMKWSGGYVWACKNYDGDVQSDTVAQGFGSLGLMTSVLMTPDGKTVESEAAHGTVTRHYRLHQQGKETSTNPIASIFAWTRGLKFRGEFDGTPEVVRFAETLEKVCVDAVEAGFMTKDLAILIGPDQPWLTTTQFLEKLNEGLKAAMA, encoded by the coding sequence ATGCAGAAAATCAAAGTCGCCAATCCGATCGTCGAGCTCGACGGCGACGAAATGACGCGCATTCTCTGGTCGTTCATCAAGGAAAAGCTGATCCTGCCGTACCTCGACGTGGAACTGCTCTACTACGACCTCGGCATCGAGAACCGCGACGCCACCAACGATCAGGTGACGATTGACGCCGCCGAGGCGATCAAGACCCACCGCGTCGGCGTAAAGTGCGCCACCATCACCCCCGACGAAGACCGGGTGAAGGAATTCGGCCTCAAGAAGATGTGGAAGTCGCCCAACGGCACGGTCCGCAACATCCTCGACGGCACGGTCTTCCGCGAACCGATCATCTGTAAGAACGTGCCGCGCCTGGTGCCCTCGTGGACCCAGCCGGTGGTGATCGGCCGCCACGCCTTCGGCGACCAGTACCGCGCCACCGACTTCGTCGTCCCCGGCCCGGGCAAGCTCACCGTCACCTTCACCCCGGCCGACGGCGGCAAGCCCGAAACCCGCGAAGTCTACGACTTCCCCGGCGCGGGCGTGGCGATGGGGATGTACAACGTCGACGAATCGATCCGCGGCTTCGCGCGCGCCTGCATGAACTACGCCCTCGGGCGCGGCTGGCCGCTCTACCTCTCGACCAAGAACACCATCCTCAAGGCCTACGACGGCCGCTTCAAGGATCTGTTCCAGGAGATCTTCGACACCGAATTCAAGGACGCCTTCGCCAAGGCCGGTCTGACCTACGAACACCGCCTGATCGACGACATGGTGGCCTGCTGCATGAAGTGGTCGGGCGGTTACGTCTGGGCCTGCAAGAACTACGACGGCGACGTCCAGTCCGACACCGTCGCGCAGGGCTTCGGCTCGCTCGGCCTGATGACCTCGGTGCTGATGACCCCCGACGGTAAGACCGTGGAATCCGAGGCCGCCCACGGCACCGTCACCCGCCATTACCGTCTGCATCAGCAGGGTAAGGAAACCTCCACCAACCCGATCGCCTCGATCTTCGCCTGGACCCGCGGCCTCAAGTTCCGGGGCGAGTTCGACGGGACGCCCGAGGTGGTGCGCTTCGCCGAAACCCTCGAAAAGGTCTGCGTCGACGCGGTCGAGGCGGGCTTCATGACCAAGGACCTCGCGATCCTGATCGGCCCCGATCAGCCCTGGCTGACCACCACCCAGTTCCTCGAAAAGCTGAACGAGGGCCTCAAGGCAGCGATGGCGTAA
- a CDS encoding conserved exported hypothetical protein (Evidence 4 : Homologs of previously reported genes of unknown function): MKRAALYGILLLGVLCVGAALWLLRDQPEPEAKPAAEAPPAAAKTAPQPVTPSFDIVRISPEGDTVIAGRAAPGATVVIYDGDKELGRAKADERGEWVFLPEKPLPPGTRNLNLAVFPPEGKGEPLRSDGDVVLVVPESGAGGVVAVQMPKAGGVSRVLQRPGEATELTIAAIDYDEKGRVGVSGNAEPGAPVIVYLDDAEIGRASGGVGGEWRVQGTRKLSDGRHTARVDQIDAEGHVVRRAEVEFRVDVSIAAGAGEVVVVVQPGNSLWRIARRVYGEGMAYTQIFEANRSQIRNPDLIYPGQAILVPKGKGKP; encoded by the coding sequence GTGAAACGGGCTGCTCTCTACGGAATTCTTCTGCTGGGCGTGTTGTGCGTCGGCGCCGCGTTGTGGCTGCTGCGCGACCAGCCCGAACCCGAGGCCAAGCCCGCGGCCGAGGCGCCGCCCGCCGCGGCGAAGACCGCGCCGCAGCCGGTGACGCCGTCGTTCGACATCGTTCGCATCAGTCCCGAGGGCGATACCGTGATCGCCGGACGCGCCGCGCCGGGGGCGACGGTGGTGATCTACGACGGCGACAAGGAACTCGGCCGCGCCAAGGCCGACGAGCGCGGCGAATGGGTGTTCCTGCCCGAGAAACCGCTGCCGCCCGGCACCCGCAATCTCAACCTCGCGGTGTTCCCGCCCGAAGGTAAGGGCGAGCCGCTGCGCTCGGACGGCGACGTGGTGCTGGTGGTGCCCGAAAGCGGCGCCGGCGGCGTGGTGGCGGTGCAGATGCCGAAAGCGGGCGGCGTTTCGCGGGTGTTGCAGCGCCCGGGCGAGGCCACCGAGCTCACCATCGCCGCGATCGACTACGACGAGAAGGGCCGCGTCGGCGTTTCCGGCAACGCCGAACCCGGCGCGCCGGTGATCGTCTATCTCGACGACGCCGAGATCGGCCGCGCGAGCGGCGGCGTGGGCGGCGAGTGGCGGGTGCAGGGCACCCGCAAGCTCTCCGACGGCCGCCACACCGCGCGGGTCGACCAGATCGACGCCGAGGGCCACGTGGTGCGCCGCGCCGAAGTGGAGTTCCGCGTCGACGTTTCCATCGCCGCCGGAGCCGGCGAAGTGGTGGTGGTGGTGCAGCCGGGCAACAGCCTGTGGCGGATCGCGCGGCGGGTCTACGGCGAAGGCATGGCCTACACGCAGATTTTCGAGGCCAATCGCTCGCAGATCCGCAATCCGGACCTGATCTATCCGGGGCAGGCGATTCTGGTGCCGAAGGGCAAGGGCAAGCCCTGA
- a CDS encoding conserved hypothetical protein (Evidence 4 : Homologs of previously reported genes of unknown function) produces the protein MTSHTQTPTRYETGLRVLSEVDGAAGEAVAASLAGIAPDFARYLIEFPFGDIYARPGLGLREREIATIAALAALGNARPQLKVHIAAGLNVGLRREEIVEILIQMAVYAGFPAALNGLFAAEEVFAEA, from the coding sequence ATGACCTCTCACACGCAGACTCCGACGCGCTATGAAACCGGCTTGCGCGTCCTTTCGGAGGTTGACGGCGCGGCCGGGGAGGCGGTGGCGGCGAGCCTTGCCGGGATCGCCCCGGATTTCGCCCGCTATCTGATCGAGTTTCCGTTCGGCGACATCTACGCCCGGCCGGGTCTCGGCCTGCGCGAGCGCGAGATCGCGACGATCGCGGCGCTCGCGGCGCTGGGCAACGCCCGCCCGCAGTTGAAGGTGCATATCGCCGCGGGGCTCAACGTCGGCCTCCGTCGCGAGGAGATCGTCGAGATCCTCATCCAGATGGCGGTCTACGCGGGATTCCCCGCCGCCCTCAATGGCCTGTTCGCCGCCGAGGAAGTGTTTGCGGAGGCGTAG
- the psd gene encoding Phosphatidylserine decarboxylase proenzyme, with protein sequence MSGMSTVDLSWRRYVAPPIHPEGYKFIAIFAVIAALLWLAWEPLGVIGAALTVWCFYFFRNPERVTPVGDHWVVSPADGMVQSVVSVTPPPELELGEGERTRISVFMSVFDVHVNRAPTAGSVGVVAYAAGKFVNATLDKASLDNERNSLRIDLPDRAGLVGGSLGVVQIAGLIARRIVCFVKVGDTLDGGERFGLIRFGSRLDVYLPPGVAPMVAEGQKAIAGETVLADLRLAAGAEPRRGESR encoded by the coding sequence ATGTCGGGAATGAGCACTGTCGATCTGTCCTGGCGGCGTTACGTGGCGCCGCCGATCCACCCGGAAGGCTACAAGTTCATCGCGATCTTCGCGGTGATCGCGGCGCTGCTGTGGCTGGCGTGGGAGCCGCTCGGCGTGATCGGCGCGGCGCTGACCGTCTGGTGTTTCTACTTTTTCCGCAATCCGGAGCGGGTGACGCCGGTGGGCGACCACTGGGTGGTTTCACCCGCCGACGGCATGGTGCAGTCGGTGGTGTCGGTGACGCCGCCGCCCGAGCTCGAACTCGGCGAGGGCGAACGTACCCGGATTTCGGTGTTCATGAGCGTGTTCGACGTTCACGTCAACCGCGCGCCGACCGCCGGCAGCGTCGGCGTGGTCGCCTATGCCGCGGGCAAGTTCGTCAACGCCACGCTGGACAAGGCGAGCCTCGACAACGAGCGCAATTCGCTGCGCATCGACCTGCCGGACCGCGCGGGCCTGGTCGGCGGCAGCCTCGGCGTGGTGCAGATCGCGGGCCTGATCGCGCGCCGGATCGTCTGCTTCGTCAAGGTCGGCGATACCCTCGACGGCGGCGAACGCTTCGGCCTGATCCGTTTCGGCAGTCGCCTCGACGTCTACCTGCCGCCCGGCGTCGCGCCGATGGTCGCGGAAGGGCAGAAGGCGATCGCGGGCGAGACCGTGCTCGCCGACCTGCGGCTCGCCGCCGGGGCCGAACCACGCCGCGGGGAGAGCCGGTGA
- a CDS encoding Transcriptional regulator, MerR family, which yields MKIGELAHRTGLSMDTLRYYERIGLLPRPPRAASGHREYDASVLTWIEFLRRLKTTGMPISGMLEYAQLRDRGPETGAARRRLLEAHRDRVRAHVAELQSCLAVLDAKIAGYPGDAKVETNDDLSHADSDAL from the coding sequence ATGAAGATCGGCGAACTCGCCCACCGCACCGGACTCTCGATGGATACGTTGCGTTACTACGAACGCATCGGCCTGTTGCCGAGGCCGCCGCGCGCCGCCTCGGGGCATCGGGAGTACGACGCGTCGGTGCTGACGTGGATCGAGTTCCTTCGGCGCCTCAAGACCACCGGCATGCCGATTTCGGGAATGCTGGAGTATGCGCAGTTGCGCGATCGCGGACCGGAGACGGGCGCGGCGCGCCGACGCCTGCTCGAAGCACACCGCGACCGGGTGCGGGCGCACGTCGCCGAGCTGCAATCCTGCCTCGCCGTTCTCGACGCCAAGATCGCCGGATACCCCGGCGACGCCAAGGTGGAGACGAACGATGACCTCTCACACGCAGACTCCGACGCGCTATGA
- a CDS encoding hypothetical protein (Evidence 5 : No homology to any previously reported sequences): MLTNPTQNEDLPYKDIQLQSVYQT; encoded by the coding sequence TTGTTAACAAACCCGACTCAGAACGAAGACTTACCCTACAAGGATATCCAACTCCAATCTGTCTATCAGACATAA
- a CDS encoding AcrB, protein MNALIDAALARSRTVLLTLALTLIAGLYAYVAIPKESSPDVNIPIMYVLLTHRGISPEDAERMLVRPMERELRSIEGIKEMRATAYEGGANVILEFDAGFDADTALADVRAKVDIAKSDLPSETEEPEIHEVNVSLFPVLLVTLSGHAPERTLVRLARDLKDEIEAIPAVLEVNIGGDREDQVEIVVDPAKVESYNLVAQDITGFLARSNKLVAAGAIDTGRGRFAVKVPGVIETVQEIMTLPVKASGDGVVRLSDIASVRKTFKDPTSIARVNGEPSVTLEVSKRTGENIIDTIDRVRAVVTEEQAFWPANVRASFSQDQSDTIRSMLSDLQNNVIAAIVLVMVVVVAALGVRSGLLVGVAIPGSFLAGILVLFAMGMSMNLVVLFSLILATGMLVDGAIIVVEYADRKMAEGVDRRQAYRLAALRMAWPVIASTATTVAAFLPMVFWTGIVGEFMKYLPITLTITLTASLLMALVFVPSLGALFGRPGEADPDTLKALSISETGDLTALAGWTGRYTRLLSAALDHAGWVVAGGFAVLVASWAAYAAFGRGVEFFPDIEPKQAVVYVHARGNMAVAERDRIVREVERRVMDYGDAFDTVYARAGQVSDREAAEDVIGAISLEFKDWQLRRPASAVFADIRAATADLPGIMVEIRKKEEGPPVGKPVRLQLASRDPARLPPAVEAVRRGMAELGGFIDVEDNRPLPGIQWEVAVDRAQAAKFGVDVTAVGDMVQLVTQGLKLSDYRPDDADDEVDIVVRYPVGDRTVAQLGRLRVETAGGAIPIAGFVEVAPKPRTGTLNRVDAKRVMTVRADVEPGLLVDDQVTRLRTWIAANPLPRGVTATFKGQDEEQQKSRAFLGRAFLIALFLIAMILVTQFDSFYSAALVLTAVLMSTIGVMLGLLITHQPFGVIMSGIGVVSLAGIVVNNNIVLIDTFDRLTREIPDVREAILRTGAQRLRPVMLTTGTTILGLLPMMFMVNIDFVARDLTVGAPSMQWWTQLSTGIVFGLGFATLLTLVVTPCALMLRGRLAARFGRLRARLRRA, encoded by the coding sequence ATGAACGCGCTGATCGACGCCGCCCTCGCCCGCTCCCGCACCGTGCTGCTGACCCTGGCGCTGACGCTGATCGCCGGGCTCTACGCCTACGTCGCGATCCCGAAGGAATCCTCGCCGGACGTCAACATCCCGATCATGTACGTGCTGCTCACCCACCGCGGCATCTCGCCCGAGGACGCCGAGCGGATGCTGGTGCGGCCGATGGAGCGGGAACTGCGGTCGATCGAGGGGATCAAGGAGATGCGCGCCACCGCCTACGAGGGCGGCGCCAACGTGATCCTCGAATTCGACGCCGGGTTCGACGCCGACACCGCCCTCGCCGACGTGCGCGCCAAAGTCGACATCGCCAAGTCCGACCTCCCGTCCGAAACCGAGGAGCCGGAGATCCACGAGGTCAACGTCAGCCTGTTCCCGGTGCTGCTGGTGACGCTCTCGGGCCACGCGCCGGAGCGCACCCTGGTGCGCCTCGCGCGCGACCTCAAGGACGAGATCGAGGCGATTCCGGCGGTGCTCGAGGTCAACATCGGCGGCGACCGCGAGGACCAGGTGGAGATCGTCGTCGACCCCGCCAAGGTCGAGAGCTACAACCTCGTCGCGCAGGACATCACCGGCTTCCTCGCGCGCTCCAACAAGCTCGTCGCCGCGGGCGCGATCGACACCGGCCGCGGCCGCTTCGCGGTCAAGGTGCCGGGCGTGATCGAGACCGTGCAGGAGATCATGACCCTGCCGGTCAAGGCCTCGGGCGACGGCGTGGTGCGGCTGTCCGACATCGCCTCGGTGCGCAAGACCTTCAAGGACCCCACCAGCATCGCCCGCGTCAACGGCGAGCCGTCGGTGACGCTCGAAGTCTCGAAGCGCACCGGCGAGAACATCATCGACACCATCGACCGGGTGCGCGCGGTGGTGACCGAGGAGCAGGCGTTCTGGCCCGCCAACGTCCGCGCGTCGTTCTCGCAGGACCAGTCGGACACCATCCGCTCGATGCTCTCGGACCTCCAGAACAACGTGATCGCCGCGATCGTCCTGGTGATGGTGGTGGTGGTCGCGGCGCTCGGCGTGCGCTCCGGCCTTCTGGTCGGCGTCGCCATTCCCGGGTCGTTCCTCGCGGGCATCCTGGTGCTGTTCGCGATGGGGATGAGCATGAACCTGGTGGTGCTGTTCAGCCTGATCCTCGCCACCGGCATGCTGGTGGACGGCGCGATCATCGTCGTCGAATACGCCGACCGCAAGATGGCCGAAGGCGTGGACCGGCGCCAGGCATACCGTCTCGCCGCGCTCCGGATGGCATGGCCGGTGATCGCCTCGACCGCGACCACGGTGGCGGCGTTCCTGCCGATGGTGTTCTGGACCGGCATCGTCGGCGAGTTCATGAAATATCTGCCGATCACGCTGACGATCACCCTCACCGCCTCGCTGCTGATGGCGCTGGTGTTCGTGCCGAGCCTCGGCGCGCTGTTCGGCCGCCCGGGCGAGGCGGACCCGGATACCCTGAAGGCGCTGTCGATTTCCGAAACCGGCGACCTCACCGCGCTGGCGGGCTGGACCGGACGCTACACCCGGCTGCTGTCGGCGGCGCTCGACCACGCGGGCTGGGTGGTGGCCGGCGGCTTCGCGGTGCTGGTGGCGAGCTGGGCGGCCTACGCCGCGTTCGGCCGCGGCGTCGAGTTCTTCCCCGACATCGAGCCGAAGCAGGCGGTGGTCTACGTTCACGCCCGCGGCAACATGGCGGTCGCCGAGCGCGACCGGATCGTGCGCGAGGTCGAGCGCCGGGTGATGGATTACGGCGACGCCTTCGACACCGTCTACGCCCGCGCCGGGCAGGTCTCCGACCGCGAGGCGGCGGAGGACGTGATCGGCGCGATCTCGCTGGAATTCAAGGACTGGCAACTGCGGCGTCCGGCTTCGGCGGTATTCGCCGACATCCGCGCCGCCACCGCCGACCTTCCCGGCATCATGGTGGAAATCCGCAAGAAGGAGGAAGGCCCGCCGGTGGGCAAGCCGGTGCGCCTGCAACTCGCCAGCCGCGATCCCGCGCGCCTGCCGCCCGCGGTCGAGGCGGTGCGGCGGGGGATGGCGGAGCTCGGCGGCTTCATCGACGTCGAGGACAACCGGCCACTGCCCGGCATCCAGTGGGAGGTGGCGGTGGACCGCGCCCAGGCGGCGAAGTTCGGCGTCGACGTCACCGCGGTGGGCGACATGGTGCAGCTCGTCACCCAGGGCCTCAAGCTCTCCGACTACCGCCCCGACGACGCCGACGACGAGGTCGACATCGTCGTCCGCTACCCGGTCGGCGACCGCACCGTCGCGCAGCTCGGCCGCCTGCGCGTCGAGACCGCGGGCGGCGCGATCCCGATCGCGGGGTTCGTCGAGGTCGCGCCGAAGCCGCGCACCGGCACCCTCAACCGCGTCGACGCCAAGCGGGTGATGACGGTGCGCGCCGACGTCGAGCCCGGCCTGCTGGTGGACGACCAGGTGACGCGGCTGCGCACGTGGATCGCCGCCAATCCGCTGCCCCGGGGCGTGACCGCGACCTTCAAGGGGCAGGACGAGGAGCAGCAGAAGAGCCGCGCGTTCCTCGGCCGGGCGTTCCTGATCGCGCTGTTCCTGATCGCGATGATCCTGGTGACGCAGTTCGACAGCTTCTATTCCGCCGCGCTGGTGCTCACCGCGGTGCTGATGTCGACGATCGGCGTGATGCTGGGGCTGCTGATCACTCACCAGCCGTTCGGGGTGATCATGAGCGGCATCGGCGTGGTCTCGCTCGCGGGCATCGTCGTCAACAACAACATCGTGCTGATCGACACCTTCGACCGGCTGACGCGGGAGATCCCCGACGTCCGCGAGGCGATCCTGCGCACCGGCGCGCAACGCCTGCGCCCGGTGATGCTCACCACCGGCACCACCATCCTCGGCCTGCTGCCGATGATGTTCATGGTCAACATCGACTTCGTCGCCCGCGACCTCACCGTCGGCGCGCCGTCGATGCAGTGGTGGACGCAGCTCTCCACCGGCATCGTCTTCGGCCTCGGCTTCGCGACGCTGCTGACCCTGGTGGTGACGCCCTGCGCGCTGATGCTGAGGGGCCGCCTCGCGGCGCGCTTCGGCCGCCTACGCGCCCGTTTGCGGCGCGCCTGA
- a CDS encoding conserved hypothetical protein (Evidence 4 : Homologs of previously reported genes of unknown function), protein MSRVSLSFTTEDLSAFAKALGGELRDLGRAPSHLELLNMLARAGGRRNYQHLRAQGAAQAAIAARPALEPAVDYVRLRRTLRLFDAAGRLTRWPPKLWERELVLWALWAGFPPRAALAEKAVNAWLGERHNFADPALLRRWLVDLGFVTRNPDGSAYRRVERRPPPQARALIAALGGRSGAPQTGA, encoded by the coding sequence ATGTCCCGGGTTTCCCTGAGTTTCACCACCGAAGATCTGTCCGCGTTCGCCAAGGCTCTGGGCGGCGAACTGCGCGATCTCGGCCGCGCGCCGAGCCACCTCGAACTGCTCAACATGCTCGCCCGCGCGGGCGGGCGGCGCAACTATCAGCACCTGCGTGCGCAGGGCGCGGCGCAGGCGGCGATCGCGGCGCGACCGGCGCTCGAACCCGCCGTCGACTACGTGCGCCTGCGCCGGACCTTGCGGCTGTTCGATGCGGCCGGGCGCCTGACCCGTTGGCCGCCGAAGCTGTGGGAGCGGGAGCTGGTGCTGTGGGCGCTGTGGGCGGGGTTCCCGCCGCGCGCGGCGTTGGCCGAGAAGGCGGTGAACGCATGGCTCGGCGAGCGCCACAACTTCGCCGATCCGGCGCTCTTGCGGCGCTGGCTGGTCGATCTCGGCTTCGTCACCCGCAACCCCGACGGCAGCGCCTACCGCCGCGTCGAACGCCGCCCGCCGCCGCAGGCGCGCGCCCTGATCGCCGCCCTCGGCGGCCGCTCAGGCGCGCCGCAAACGGGCGCGTAG
- a CDS encoding hypothetical protein (Evidence 5 : No homology to any previously reported sequences), whose translation MIRTSSGFEYKVKTARTRIYRKECVKDLSGIVKRFVQLIHKLSHLLTS comes from the coding sequence GTGATCCGAACCTCCTCTGGATTCGAGTACAAGGTCAAAACCGCGCGGACGCGTATATACCGAAAAGAGTGCGTCAAGGACCTTTCCGGAATCGTCAAACGGTTTGTGCAACTTATTCATAAGCTATCCCATCTGTTGACGAGCTAA
- a CDS encoding conserved hypothetical protein (Evidence 4 : Homologs of previously reported genes of unknown function), giving the protein MTRLVKIGEQVLPLRLQSVGVEDGEVVVIPLEPPMTYRGPVGFSFRYLDTEFRARYLEIGKAARLKVEGEIARLPEAADKARRNRVLALVDVVQEDVGSGLSVTEAGAIRFSAETPLQAPVSAERLMVGITQILAWHKPLLRLIQEQAAA; this is encoded by the coding sequence GTGACACGTCTGGTCAAAATCGGCGAACAGGTGCTGCCGTTGCGCCTGCAATCGGTCGGCGTCGAAGACGGCGAAGTGGTGGTGATTCCGCTCGAGCCGCCGATGACCTACCGCGGCCCGGTCGGGTTCTCGTTCCGCTATCTCGACACCGAATTCCGCGCCCGTTATCTCGAAATCGGCAAGGCCGCGCGCCTCAAGGTCGAGGGCGAGATCGCCCGCCTGCCCGAGGCCGCCGACAAGGCGCGGCGCAACCGCGTGCTCGCGCTCGTCGACGTCGTCCAGGAGGACGTCGGCTCGGGGCTTTCGGTCACCGAGGCGGGGGCGATCCGCTTCTCCGCCGAGACGCCGCTCCAAGCCCCGGTTTCCGCCGAGCGGCTGATGGTCGGCATCACCCAGATCCTCGCCTGGCACAAGCCGCTGTTGCGCCTGATTCAGGAGCAGGCCGCGGCCTGA